The following are from one region of the Vibrio rarus genome:
- a CDS encoding malic enzyme-like NAD(P)-binding protein: protein MSDDQVINDFRQQALDYHEFPKPGKIAVELTTPADTVHDLALAYSPGVAEPVREIAQNVDNVYRYTGKGNTVAVISNGTAILGLGNLGPMASKPVMEGKALLFKRFAGLDSIDIEVKHRTIDEFVDTVAAIADTFGGINLEDIKAPDCFEIERRLIERCDVPVFHDDQHGTAIVTAAGMLNAIELQGKQLCDSTIVCLGAGAAAVACMELLIKCGAQREKIYMLDRKGVIHTRRDDLNEYKQLFANNTDKRTLEDVIEGADLFLGVSGPDLLAAEALALMSDKPVVFACSNPDPEIKPELAHQVRTDLIMGTGRSDYPNQVNNVLCFPFIFRGALDVRASEINIEMKLAAVEAIRQLVKEPVPDEVLAAAGVDSLEFGKGYIIPKPMDPRLLPRVARAVAEAAVQSGVARIDLPEGYMQEK, encoded by the coding sequence ATGTCAGATGACCAAGTTATCAACGATTTTCGTCAACAAGCCCTCGATTACCACGAGTTTCCTAAACCAGGAAAGATTGCTGTCGAACTCACCACTCCTGCTGATACTGTTCATGACCTTGCTTTAGCATACAGCCCTGGCGTTGCAGAACCTGTTCGTGAAATTGCACAGAATGTTGATAACGTTTACCGGTACACCGGCAAAGGAAACACAGTGGCTGTTATTTCTAATGGCACAGCGATATTAGGTTTGGGTAACTTAGGGCCTATGGCATCGAAACCCGTCATGGAAGGCAAGGCATTATTATTTAAACGTTTTGCTGGGTTAGATTCTATCGACATTGAAGTTAAGCATCGTACCATTGATGAGTTTGTTGATACTGTGGCGGCTATTGCTGACACATTTGGTGGTATTAACCTCGAAGATATTAAAGCTCCGGATTGTTTTGAAATTGAACGTCGCTTGATCGAGCGCTGTGATGTTCCGGTATTTCATGATGACCAACATGGCACCGCAATCGTCACGGCAGCAGGAATGCTCAATGCCATTGAGCTACAAGGTAAACAATTGTGTGATTCTACCATTGTCTGTTTAGGGGCAGGGGCGGCAGCGGTTGCTTGTATGGAGTTATTGATCAAATGTGGTGCTCAACGCGAAAAGATTTACATGCTTGACCGTAAAGGGGTGATACACACACGCCGTGATGACTTAAATGAATATAAACAGCTATTTGCTAACAACACAGATAAACGCACTTTAGAAGATGTTATCGAAGGTGCCGATCTGTTTCTTGGGGTATCTGGCCCAGACTTATTGGCTGCAGAAGCATTAGCATTAATGAGCGATAAGCCGGTTGTATTTGCTTGTTCTAACCCAGATCCGGAAATAAAGCCTGAACTAGCTCATCAGGTACGTACTGATCTTATTATGGGTACTGGGCGTTCTGATTACCCAAATCAGGTCAATAACGTCCTATGTTTCCCGTTTATTTTCCGTGGGGCCTTAGATGTGAGAGCCAGTGAAATCAATATAGAAATGAAATTGGCCGCAGTAGAAGCCATTCGCCAGTTGGTAAAAGAGCCAGTGCCTGACGAAGTATTGGCAGCTGCAGGAGTGGACTCATTAGAGTTTGGTAAGGGATATATTATACCGAAGCCGATGGATCCACGTTTATTACCGCGTGTAGCGAGAGCCGTCGCCGAAGCGGCTGTGCAGTCTGGTGTCGCACGAATAGATCTTCCTGAAGGATATATGCAAGAGAAGTAG
- the metF gene encoding methylenetetrahydrofolate reductase gives MGYTHASHIDALNQNIAELSDNINVSFEFFPPSSEKMEETLWNSVHRLKTLQPKFVSVTYGANSGERDRTHSIIKEIKNQTGLVAAPHLTCIDASRDELFNIAEDYWRNGIKSIVALRGDIPENGGKPEMYASDLVELLKSRHDFDISVAAFPEVHPEAKSAQADLLNLKRKVDAGASRAITQFFFDVESYLRFRDRCVATGIDVEIVPGILPVSNFKQASRFAAMNQVKVPGWMAQQFEGLDDDPTTRQLVGASQAIDMVRTLSREGVKDFHFYTLNRAEMTYALCHTLGVRPR, from the coding sequence ATGGGATACACACACGCGAGCCACATTGATGCATTAAATCAAAATATAGCTGAGCTCTCAGACAACATTAATGTCTCATTTGAATTTTTCCCGCCAAGCAGTGAAAAAATGGAGGAGACTCTTTGGAACTCGGTGCATCGTCTTAAAACATTACAGCCTAAATTTGTTTCTGTAACTTATGGAGCAAACTCGGGCGAACGTGACCGCACTCACTCCATTATTAAAGAGATAAAAAACCAGACAGGCTTAGTGGCCGCCCCCCATCTAACGTGTATTGATGCCTCTCGTGACGAACTGTTTAATATTGCAGAAGATTACTGGAGAAACGGCATAAAAAGCATCGTAGCTCTACGTGGTGATATTCCCGAAAATGGGGGTAAACCGGAAATGTATGCGTCTGATTTGGTTGAATTACTCAAATCGCGTCATGATTTTGATATTTCTGTGGCGGCTTTTCCTGAAGTTCATCCAGAGGCAAAATCGGCTCAAGCGGATCTACTTAATCTCAAGCGTAAAGTAGATGCAGGGGCAAGCCGAGCGATCACCCAGTTTTTCTTTGATGTTGAAAGTTACCTTAGATTTAGAGACCGTTGTGTAGCAACGGGAATTGATGTGGAAATAGTGCCTGGTATCTTGCCTGTATCCAATTTTAAACAAGCGTCTCGTTTTGCTGCGATGAATCAGGTAAAAGTGCCTGGGTGGATGGCTCAGCAATTTGAAGGGCTGGATGATGATCCAACGACACGTCAGTTGGTTGGTGCTAGCCAAGCTATTGATATGGTACGTACTTTAAGTCGTGAAGGGGTGAAGGATTTTCATTTTTACACATTGAATCGTGCTGAAATGACTTATGCGCTATGTCATACCCTAGGGGTTCGACCTCGATAA
- a CDS encoding bifunctional aspartate kinase/homoserine dehydrogenase II: protein MANQKQLHKFGGSSLASAECFDRVVNILSEYSNVGDLVIVSAAGSTTNNLLRWLEALEKDGRIAHEILLELRSYQNQLIIELLPSEKAQKLQDVLNDEFTALSALNAPLTEAQKSSVLGHGEVWSSRLLAALLSERDMASVAIDSRDFLRAEIGTQPEIDRALSWPLAKSIVAQHPHQRLVITGFMAQNQQGETVLLGRNGSDYSATIVGALAEVAKVTIWSDVAGVYSADPRIVGDACLLPLLRLDEASELARLAAPVLHSRTLQPVAQSTMDMELRCSHQPESGSTRIERVLASGRGAKIVTSLDEVNLIELTLGSGHDFERLEPQVLALLNKAQLAPLAYETQSDNDCLRLAYTSELLAGALECIEASPLDINVTVKSGLSLIAAVGAGVTNNANHCFGFYQTLKKVSVEFMFETDSELSLIAVVKTTEMPHLLDRLHKQLFQAQKRVGIVLCGKGNIGSNWIELFAKQKSELEKRRGMSFNLIAVVASDRYWFDEKGIDPNLVSDRFADEAVTADQDWLALIRRQSSYDEIVVLDVTASQVVSDRYLEFAEHGMHLISANKLAGSAPSESYHQVQDVFAKTGRHWLYNATVGAGLPVNHTVRDLRESGDEIVAISGIFSGTLSWLFQQYDGSIPFSELVDLAWQQGLTEPDPRSDLDGTDVMRKLVILARESGLDLEPESVKVESLVPESLLKLSVDDFFHQAPVLNDALQERLNKAQSQGKVLRYVARLSKEGAATVGVEALEEHHALANLLPCDNIFAIESKWYKDNPLVIRGPGAGREVTAGALQSDLNRLSGLL, encoded by the coding sequence ATGGCTAACCAAAAGCAATTACATAAGTTTGGCGGTAGTAGCCTTGCCAGTGCTGAGTGTTTTGATCGCGTCGTAAACATCTTATCTGAGTACTCCAATGTGGGTGACTTAGTGATTGTTTCAGCAGCCGGTTCTACGACGAACAACTTATTACGCTGGCTTGAGGCTTTGGAAAAAGATGGACGCATTGCCCATGAAATATTGCTTGAATTGCGTAGTTATCAGAATCAATTAATTATTGAACTGCTTCCATCAGAAAAAGCACAAAAACTACAAGACGTATTGAACGATGAATTTACAGCCTTAAGCGCTTTAAATGCTCCATTAACGGAAGCACAAAAATCATCCGTGCTTGGTCATGGTGAAGTATGGTCTTCACGTCTTCTCGCCGCGTTACTTAGTGAGCGTGATATGGCGAGTGTGGCTATCGACTCTCGTGATTTCTTACGTGCGGAAATCGGTACTCAGCCAGAAATTGACCGAGCTCTATCTTGGCCATTGGCAAAGTCCATCGTTGCTCAGCATCCACATCAACGCTTGGTTATCACTGGGTTTATGGCGCAAAACCAACAAGGGGAAACCGTGCTGTTGGGTCGTAATGGCTCGGACTACTCAGCAACGATTGTAGGTGCCTTGGCCGAAGTGGCTAAAGTCACTATCTGGAGTGATGTAGCTGGGGTATATAGCGCCGACCCAAGAATTGTGGGCGATGCTTGTCTATTGCCTTTGTTGCGTTTAGATGAAGCAAGTGAATTGGCTCGCTTAGCCGCTCCTGTATTGCACAGCCGTACTTTACAACCGGTGGCGCAGAGCACAATGGATATGGAGCTTCGTTGTAGCCATCAACCGGAGTCGGGCTCTACTCGCATTGAGCGTGTATTGGCCTCAGGCCGAGGTGCAAAAATAGTGACGTCTCTTGATGAGGTCAACCTGATTGAACTTACCTTAGGTAGTGGTCATGACTTTGAGCGCTTAGAGCCACAAGTACTGGCGTTATTAAATAAAGCGCAATTGGCACCACTGGCCTATGAAACGCAATCAGATAACGATTGTTTACGCTTGGCCTACACCAGCGAATTATTAGCTGGTGCCTTAGAGTGCATTGAAGCATCGCCTCTAGACATCAATGTAACGGTAAAATCTGGATTATCGTTAATTGCAGCTGTGGGTGCAGGTGTAACCAACAATGCCAATCATTGCTTTGGTTTTTATCAAACACTGAAAAAAGTTTCTGTGGAATTCATGTTTGAAACAGACTCTGAACTTAGCTTAATTGCCGTAGTAAAAACCACTGAGATGCCTCATTTACTGGATCGATTACACAAACAGCTTTTCCAAGCACAAAAGCGCGTGGGAATTGTATTGTGTGGTAAAGGGAACATTGGTTCAAATTGGATTGAATTATTTGCCAAGCAAAAAAGTGAGCTAGAAAAGCGCAGAGGTATGAGTTTTAACCTTATTGCTGTTGTCGCCAGTGATCGTTATTGGTTTGATGAGAAGGGGATTGATCCTAACTTAGTGAGCGATCGTTTTGCTGATGAAGCGGTCACTGCTGATCAAGACTGGCTGGCACTAATTAGACGACAATCCAGTTATGACGAAATCGTTGTGCTGGATGTGACGGCTAGTCAAGTGGTCTCTGACCGGTATTTAGAGTTTGCAGAACATGGCATGCATCTTATCTCTGCAAATAAATTAGCCGGTTCTGCGCCAAGTGAGTCTTATCACCAAGTACAGGATGTGTTTGCTAAAACAGGACGTCATTGGCTATATAACGCCACCGTAGGTGCTGGATTACCCGTCAACCATACTGTGCGTGACTTGCGCGAGAGCGGTGATGAAATTGTGGCTATCTCTGGTATTTTTTCGGGAACCTTATCATGGCTATTCCAACAATATGATGGGTCAATTCCATTTAGTGAGTTGGTCGATCTTGCATGGCAACAAGGTTTGACAGAGCCGGATCCAAGATCGGATCTGGATGGCACGGATGTGATGCGAAAATTAGTGATTTTAGCGCGTGAATCGGGATTAGATCTTGAGCCTGAAAGTGTCAAAGTAGAGTCGCTAGTGCCAGAAAGTCTACTAAAATTATCAGTGGATGATTTCTTCCATCAAGCACCGGTATTAAATGATGCGTTACAGGAGCGTCTCAATAAGGCTCAAAGCCAAGGTAAGGTTTTACGCTATGTTGCACGCCTTTCTAAAGAGGGCGCAGCGACAGTAGGTGTAGAGGCGCTAGAAGAGCACCATGCACTGGCAAATCTCCTTCCTTGTGACAATATTTTTGCCATTGAAAGTAAATGGTACAAAGATAACCCGCTAGTGATTCGTGGCCCTGGGGCGGGGCGTGAGGTCACAGCAGGGGCGTTGCAATCCGATCTGAACCGCTTATCTGGCTTGCTATAA
- the metJ gene encoding met regulon transcriptional regulator MetJ produces the protein MADWNGEYISPYAEHGKKSTQVKKITVSIPLKVLKILTDERTRRQVNNLRHATNSELLCEAFLHAYTGQPLPTDEDLRKDCPDEIPVEAKKIMSDLGIELEVFDD, from the coding sequence ATGGCAGACTGGAATGGCGAATACATCAGCCCATATGCTGAACACGGTAAAAAAAGCACTCAAGTAAAAAAGATCACTGTGTCTATTCCGCTTAAAGTTCTTAAAATTCTTACGGATGAACGTACACGCCGTCAGGTAAATAACTTGCGCCATGCAACCAATAGCGAATTACTTTGTGAAGCATTCCTACATGCTTATACAGGTCAACCGCTACCAACGGATGAAGACTTAAGAAAAGACTGTCCGGATGAGATCCCTGTAGAAGCAAAAAAAATCATGTCTGATTTGGGCATTGAGCTCGAAGTATTCGATGATTAA
- a CDS encoding O-succinylhomoserine (thiol)-lyase, whose amino-acid sequence MSSKHKSSTIAVRTGIESDTQYHAVVPPIYLSTNYGFPSFGDVPQYDYTRSGNPNRGLLETALYELESGKGAVITNCGTSALNLWVSAFLGSDDLIIAPHDCYGGTYRLFNTRAQKGDFKVEFIDQSDEVALAKAIAKKPKLILIETPSNPLVRVVDIQKVCAQATEVGALVAVDNTFLTPIFQKPLELGADFVIHSTTKYINGHSDVIGGVVITKTEQHAEELAWWGNCIGATGTPFDSYLTLRGLRTLGVRMRAHEESSQQILTYLQSQKRVKKIYHPSLPEHPGHDIAQRQQSGFGSMLSFELEGTMEQLKEFVGALKLFSLAESLGGVESLICHPATMTHRAMGEEALAQAGISHQLLRLSVGLEDSSDLIDDLVQAFDLIEE is encoded by the coding sequence ATGAGCAGTAAACATAAGTCATCGACGATCGCCGTCCGCACCGGTATCGAGTCCGACACTCAATATCATGCTGTTGTTCCCCCTATTTATCTGTCCACTAACTATGGCTTCCCTTCTTTCGGAGATGTACCGCAGTATGATTATACCCGTTCAGGGAATCCTAATAGAGGATTGCTTGAAACGGCACTGTATGAGTTAGAGTCCGGTAAAGGTGCTGTCATAACTAACTGTGGAACGTCAGCACTGAATTTATGGGTATCGGCGTTCTTAGGTTCCGATGACCTGATTATTGCCCCTCATGATTGCTATGGTGGTACTTATCGCCTTTTTAATACCCGAGCACAGAAAGGGGATTTTAAGGTTGAGTTTATTGATCAATCAGATGAAGTGGCATTGGCAAAAGCCATCGCGAAAAAACCGAAATTGATTCTTATTGAAACACCATCTAACCCGTTAGTACGAGTGGTTGATATTCAAAAAGTATGTGCACAAGCGACCGAGGTTGGGGCGCTAGTGGCCGTAGATAACACATTCTTGACGCCCATCTTCCAAAAGCCATTAGAGCTTGGGGCGGACTTTGTTATTCACTCAACCACGAAATACATTAATGGCCATTCGGATGTCATTGGTGGGGTGGTCATTACCAAAACAGAGCAGCATGCGGAAGAATTAGCGTGGTGGGGAAATTGCATTGGCGCTACGGGAACCCCTTTTGATAGTTATTTAACGCTTAGAGGGTTGCGTACTTTAGGTGTACGCATGCGTGCCCATGAAGAGAGTTCCCAACAAATATTGACCTATCTTCAGTCACAAAAACGGGTTAAGAAAATTTATCACCCAAGCTTACCAGAGCATCCTGGGCATGATATTGCCCAGCGTCAGCAATCAGGCTTTGGTAGTATGTTGAGTTTTGAACTTGAGGGTACTATGGAGCAGTTAAAGGAATTTGTTGGTGCCTTAAAACTGTTTTCATTAGCAGAATCATTGGGGGGTGTTGAAAGCTTGATTTGCCACCCAGCTACCATGACGCATAGAGCCATGGGCGAAGAAGCTCTAGCGCAAGCCGGAATTTCTCACCAGTTATTACGTTTATCTGTGGGATTAGAAGACTCAAGTGATTTAATTGATGATCTTGTTCAAGCATTTGATTTAATAGAGGAATAA